The Vibrio sp. 10N DNA window GAACAATAGGCAGACCACTATCCTTACTGTCTAGTGCTTGGCTAACAGAAGCTTGCCCACCAACTTGTCCCTGTTTTGTGGCAGACGCGCTGCCAATGTGATTAGTCACTAGCATATGGTTACTCCAAACTCATCGCCAGCTGATAGGCCAAGGCGCGCTCTTTCTCCGCCTCACAGCTATCTAGCTTCCGCTTCAGCTTACTGGTCGCCACCGACAGTGCCTCGTAGGCGCTCAAATGCGCCTGTCGAGCACGCTCAATTTCCGGCGCTAAACGTGGGTCTTTAAGGAAAGGTCTATGGGTGTCCAAAAGCTCACGAAGCTGACCATCGTAGCGTTTGAGTGACTGCCAATCCTCGGTTTTGGCCGCCACCGTCATGCATTGGCTGAGGTGGCGAAACCGCTCGGGTGATACCTTATGCGTGTTTACCAAAGTTCTCCCATCCTTCTTTTATGTTGGTCATGACGGTTTCGACATTTTCCAATTTGTCGACATCATTATTAATACTCGCTTGATACAGCTCTGCCTGGCAAAAGTCATAGAGTTGGTGCAAGTTAGCCGCGATTTCACCGCCATTCTCGTCATCAAGAGCACTATCCAGGCCCACCAGAATATTCATGCACTTGGTGATGCCTTGACCTTTTTGCTCTAAGCGTCCGGCAGTTATGTGGCCGCGTACACGTTCGATTTCATTCAAAAGACCATCAATAAGCATGACCACCAATTGGTGTGGGTTAGCCGCCGCCGCTTGCGCGTCAAGATCGACTTGTTGGTATGAGTCGTAACCAGAATCCATTAACATCAGTGTTCTCCTTACATTAACCAAACATGCTCATGGTTTGGTTCATTTGCGTCATTATGGTGTTCATTTGAGTAAATTGTGCGAGGTAGCGGTTGTAGGCCATGTCGTATTTTCGATCGAGACCTGCAAGCTTGTCGTCAATGCGATCTATGTTCTTCTCAAGAGAGTCTTTTCGAGTTTTAAATAGGCCTGTTGTGGACTTGAGGAATGGTTCGGCGACAGCGTCTAACGAGTCAAGTAGCATGTCGGTACCGTTAAACATCTCTTCTAATGCTGCGCTGTTATTTCGCTGAGCTTCAGCAAACTTTTCACTGTCGAGCTCTAATTCACCGGAGGTGTTGAAACTCAGACCTACCTGGCTCAAGCGCATTCCGTTGTGCTCGCCACGCATTATGTTGTTGATTTGACTTTCCAAAGAACGAATTGTCGGGTCACCAGCTAAAATACCTCTTGATGAGTCTTCTCCCCCTGGTTTGGTGTACTCATCGATAGTCGATAGCAATGAGTTGTATGCATCAACCAGCTTATTCATTTGTTCTTTGCTGGCTTCTTCGTCATTGCCGACGGTTAGAGTGATCGGCGCATCTCCAGAGGTCTGTGCTTTGCTGACGGTGAGATCGACACCTTCAATCACATTACTAAAGGTATTGGAGCTGTTGGTCAGTTGAAGGCCGCTGCCTTCTGCACCAAGCCAAATGGTTGCGTCCTTAGCTGCACTAATTTCAGTGACGTTACTAAATGCATCTTCAAACCAGGCTTGCCCAGTACCAGAAGCCGATACGCTGATAGCATTTGCTGCTCCCGTCTCGTTACTTGATAGCATGAAGTGTGTTTGTCCACCTGAACGCACAAGAGTGGCGTTAACACCAGGATTGTCTGCGTGGTTATTGATTGCTTTGGTTAAGTCAGCCATGGTGGCTACGCCATCACCATCGGTATCGACGGTTGATAGGTCGAGACTTAATGTATTGCCATCAATGGTTAAGTCCAGTGTACCCGTGGTAGGAATTTCGGTTGTGCTGTCTAAGTTTGCTTGCATGCCAGTATTTATTTGATGACTGGTCGCTAATTGTTCCACAAAAATTTGGTAGCTACCTGCCAGGGCATTGGCATTGGCGCTGGCGCTCATGAATCCCTCTTGTGACAGCGAGGCGCTGTTTTTGACAATGCTAGAGGTTGAGCTGTTCATTTCAGTGATCGCAGTGCGAAACTCTCGCAGCGCCGATTCAATTTTTCCAAATGCATTGATTTTGTTTTGATAGTTATCAGACTGCATTTGATAACGAGTTTGGAATGGCTGCACATCAAACGTGGCTAAGTTTGTGGCCATCGAAATTGGATCGAATGAACTCATAGGTGCTCCTAAAGTGGTTTAAGCAAATAAAGCAAGGCCTGTGCCAGTGTTTTTGTTGTTTAAATTCAATTGGTTGGTATGAATTTTTGTTTGTTGCGGAAAAGCGTTTTCCTCTCAGGTTTCCGCCAATTCCGACGTCAAAACTTGTGGCTATTACTGAGTAAAGGCGACGCGGTTTGCTAATGATGTTGGCAAGTGAAACAATTTCGGCACCAAGATCGCGTTTTTGTTGTATGTTCAATTACACGCCTGTTGGACAGGGAACATAGTGTTTGGCAGTAATAAAAAAGCCTTCGAAAAACGAAGGCTTATTATCATTGCTAAACTCTGTAAATTAGCGAAGTAGAGACATCGCCATACCAGGAAGCTGGTTAGTTTGTGACAAGATAGTCGTACCCGCTTGCATTAGCATTTGGTTCTTAGTCATGTTCGCTGACTCAACTGCGAAGTCTGCGTCTGTGATACGACCTTTCGATGCTGTTGTATTCTCAACCATGTTGCTTAGGTTAGTGATAGTGTGTTCAAGACGGTTGATGCTCGCACCCATAGATGAACGTGCAGTACCGATAAGTTCTAGTGTGCCATCCGCTTCGCTAAGTGCAGTGATCGCTGCTGTAGCACCAGCTGCTGATGAAATGTCACCTAGCTTGTTGTCACCAACAGCACCGATAGCTGTGTTTAGATCACCAAGTTCAGTTGTTACGTCGATTGCGAGTGTATCTGTTGAACCTTCACCAACTTGCAGCGTTACTGCCGCTTTGCCTAGTGAACCATCTTGAGCTGGGTCAAGTAGCTTTTGGCCACCAAAGTTTGAGTCAGTCATGATTTCAGCTAGCTGGTCGTTTAGCTGACCATATTCAGCGTTAAGCGCGTCACGGTCTTCTTGAGTGTTAGTGCCGTTCGATGCTTGAAGTGCAAGGTCGTTCATGCGGTACATGATGTTCGTTGCTTCGTCTAGTGCACCTTCAGCAGTTTGTAGCATCGAGATGCCATCTTGTGCGTTACGCATTGCTACTGACATGCCGCGAGTTTGCGCTTCTAGACGGCTAGAGATTTGAAGACCTGCTGCGTCGTCTGCTGCTGAGTTGATGCGAAGACCAGTACTTAGGCGCTCCATCGCAGTGTTTAGTAGGTTGTTTGTGCTGTTTAGGTTGTTTTGAGTAACTAGCGAAGCGTAGTTAGTGTGCATTGATAGAGCCATTGTGAATTCTCCTAGATTTGTCTCAATGTGGGACTATCGCCCCGCTCACTAACTAGAGGCGGTTGGTTGATTTTGAAAATTAATTGGAAATAAGAAAAAAAGCTAAGAAATTGAAAAGTAGTGGGAAAGTTGTGATGTTGGTTCAAGGTTGATGGGTAAAATGGTCCTGTGGTCCTGTGGTCCTGTGGTCCTGTGGTCCTCGGGGCTCTTACCACCAAGGACCTAGGGCCGCTCTTACCCTTTCTTTTATCTATTCTTCTACCTGCCTAACAATCGCTTCAATCTCTTCATCGACAAACTCGGTCTTCGCCGACTGATACATGTTGTCGATGCTGGCATCAAGCAGCGCTTGCTGTTTGTCGCGTTCGGCTTGTTCTTGTTCGAGTTGGCTTTGGGCTTCGATTTGTTGATCGGCCAGTTGTTCGGCTTTGGCGCGCTCGCGCTGCTTTTTGCGTATTTCTGCTTTTGGGTCTTCAAAACCTTTGAAGTGCACGGGAATGGGTACATCAGACACATAGCCAAAGTAGTACTTAGCACCGAGCATTTTATATTGCGACAAGGTATTTTGACTGGTGACGCGCCCAGCGACTAAGGTCGCTTTGCGACGTTTGATGTAGCGGATAACTGGTAGTAGCGCTCGCTTCTCATCTTGGTTATCGAGTGAGTTAGAGATCTTTATCGTCTGTGGGTCAAAGGGTGTCAGATACTCTAAGTCATTGATGGGTAAATGCACATCAAAACAAACCTTATGGAAGCGATCTTCAAGTCGTTCCAGCATCGCCTTAGTGGCGGGATTGCTAGCCTCACACGGCGTGAGATATAGGCTAGGGATTAGCATCGACATGGGCTGCTTGAAGTGCTGACCAAGCTGGTCGATAAAATGCTTTCCCTCTGGGCGCAGCATGGTGCAAGCGTTCATGGAAAATACCAGATTGTTGAGTAGGTCTGGATGAAAGGTCTCGAGCTCAAATTGGGTTTGCCTAACCGCCAGATACAGGGCGAATAAGTCGAGCGCTGCACGCACGGTATCTGACATATCGAGCGCGAAAACGCTGAGATCTTTTTTGTCCCCATAACGCAAGGTGATGTATTGATACTCAATCTCGTCACTGCTGCAGTGCCGAATAGGCTGGCACGCATGGCACACTTCGTCGGCCGCCATCAGTTCGGCGAGTTTATGATCGTCGTCGGTGACCGCATTGTCCTCTATCATGCGCAGCACAAAGAGGAACTGGGCCCTATAGCTACTTAAATTATCCAAGGTTTCCTACCACGTTGATTTGTTTGCTTTCAGGGATTTCGTTGTATGACAACACGGCCAATCCCTGTGAGAAGGTGCGGGCATAGCGCGCAATCAGCGGCCTTAGCTGCGGCATCACCAAGAGTATTGGTGCCAATCCTTGCTGCTTTAGCTGCTGTTGTATTAGAGGCAGATTCTGTTGGAACTGACTCAAAATATTCGGTTCAATCGGGAAGCTATCCAGAATCACGTTACCATTCGCTTGCGCTTGATGCAGTGATTGCATAAGCATTTGTTCTAATTCATCGGAAAGGGCGTAAACATTGAGCTCTTTGCGCTGACCTGCGACGAGGTTAACCAGAGTGCGGCGCAATGCACAACGCACGTCCGAGGCTAGCAGGATCGGCTCTTTGGTGTTTTCTGCCGACTCCAACATGGTGTTGGCAATGGTGCGAATGTCTTTTAACGGCACTTGATCGAGCAGCAGTTGCCTGTACACCTTTAACTGCTGTGCTGGGTTTAAAGCTGCACCGAGTGCTTCGGCAAGCTTGGGCGCTTGTTGGGTTAAACGCAGATTCATCGCGTCGACATCGTCGTGAGTAAATAGCTCCGCTAGATGAGACTTCATCACTTTACTGATATGGGTCGCAATCACGGTGGCGTCGTCCACCACTTGATAGCCCATGTTGAGCGCTTTGGCTTTGTCGTTGTGTTCAATCCAAACGGCAGGTAGATGATAAGCAGGGTCACTACCCAAGATACCGTCGACTTCGCCATAGGTTTCTCCCACAGCAATCGCCATGAGGCGGTCTGGCTCGATAAAGCCTTCTTCGATGATCTCACCATTGAGAGCAACGGTGTACTGGTTGGGTTTTAAGCTTAGATTGTCGCGAATGCGGACTTCTGGCAGCAAAAAACCCACTTGCTCTGAAAGGTTTTTTCTTACCCCGCGAATACGCTGCAGCACTGGCGCGCCTTGCTCTTTGTTCACCAGGTGTACCAGACGATAACCGAGCGCGAGCGACAAACTTTGCACATGGGGAATATCATCCCAAGAGAGCGGCAGTTCGTTGTCGTTTTGCATCGCATGGCTGATGGCTTCGACTTCGTCTAGCTGCGGATCATCACTAGGTGCTTTGGATTGCTTCCAGCCCGCAAAGGCTAAAACGGCGGCGAAGGTAAAAAAGGCCAGGTGAGGCATGCCAGGAACAAGGCCAATAATCAGCATGATCGCCGAAACGGTGTACAGCGTGGCTGGCGTTGCTAACAGCTGCTTTTGCATGGTGTCAGCCATGTCGCTGTCACTGTCATTAATGCGCGTCACAATAATGGCAGCTGCGGTTGCGAGCAGTAGCGATGGGATTTGTGCTACCAAGCCATCACCGATGGTCAGCAGGGCGTAGGTTTTAAATGCTTCTGATGCAGGCAGTCCATGCTCAAACACACCGATACTGATACCACCGATGATGTTGATGAACAGGATCATCAGACCCGCTACCGCATCGCCGCGCACAAACTTGGACGCACCATCCATCGAACCGTGGAAATCGGCTTCGTTAGCCACTTCTTTGCGTCGGGTGCGTGCCGCTTCTTGGTCGATAAGACCCGCGTTCAAGTCTGCATCGATCGCCATCTGTTTGCCTGGTAGGGCATCAAGGGTAAAACGCGCCGATACTTCAGAAATACGCTCACCACCTTTGGTGATCACTACAAAGTTAATGATCATCAAGATGACGAAAATTACCATACCGACCACATAGTTGCCGCCGATCACCACTTCACCAAACGCTTGAATCACCTTACCCGCAGCGTCACCACCGTTGTGACCTTCAAGCAAGACAATACGGGTTGAGGCCACATTGAGCGTCAAACGCATTAAGGTGGCGATCAGCAAGATGGTAGGGAATATGGAGAAATCCAGCGGACGTTTCGCTGTGGTACTGACAAGCAGTACCAAAATCGCCAACACGATGTTGAAGGTAAACAACGCATCCAGCAGCAAAGGTGGCAATGGCAAAATCACCATGGCCAAAATCATCAGCAGAACAATGGGAATGCCGATGTATCCTTTTCCTGAGCGTCTAAGTTGATGAAGACGATTCAACATATGTGTTCCTTTGTTGTTTCGAGCGCGCTAAGCAGGTTAATGCTGCAAGTGCTTAGGGATAGTAAACGACGGTAGCGGCATCGGTTTTTTTCCGCTGCCGCGACGAAATGCTTTGAGTTGCATGACGTAAGTCAGTATGTGCGCCACAGCGATATAGAGCTGACTGGGAATAGCTTGCTCTAACGCAGTGGTATGGTAAATGGCACGGGTCAGTGGTGGTGAGTTAAGTACCTCCACGTTATTTTCTCTGGCGATGCGCTGAATATGCATCGCGGTTTCATCGATGCCTTTAGCGACCACAAACGGCGCTTCCGATAAATCGGTGTCGTATTTTAGGGCGACCGCATAGTGGGTCGGGTTGGTGATCACCACATCGGCTTTGGGCACCGCTTGGTCGATTTTTCGACGGGCGAATTGCTGCTGGATCTGGCGAATACGCTGTTTGACCTCGGGACGACCTTCGTTGTTCTTGTATTCTTCTTTTAATTCTTGTTTGGTCATTTTGAGCTGCTTTAGGTGCTCGTAGCGCTGATAGGGGATATCAATCACCCCGAAAATTAACAGCGCAAAACCCATCAGCAACAGACCTTCAAACAGGATGGTCATGACCATGGTAATGCCTTGGTTTAACGTCAGTTGTTGCATTCCCAGCAATTGAGAGAAGTTGCCGTCAAGATAGGTATAAAGCAGAGCAAAAATCACCGCGACTTTGAGTGAAGATTTCACAAGCTCAACCACAGAACGTGTGGAGAACATGCGCTTAATGCCAGAGAGTGGGTTGAGTTTGCTGAGTTTGGGCTGAATATTGGCCGGGCGGAACATCCAACCACCCAAAATCAAACTGCTGCCAATAGAGGCAATGATGATGACCAAAAACAGAGGCAGCAACAGTTCTATGATGATCGCCAAGCTTTGTCCAAGCTGCTCCAGCATTTGCTGTGGGTTTTCGAGATCGTGTCGTGTCAGCGACATATTGAAGTGAAATACGCCAGAGATGTGCTCCCAAATCCAAGGTAGCTGGCTGTAAAAAAACATCGCCACGATGAGAAAGAGTACCGCAGTGGTGAATTCCTTGGCACGGGGGATCTGACCCTCTTGCCTCGCCTTTTTGACCTTCTGGGGCGAGGCTTTTTCGGTTTTGTCCTGACTCGACTGCTCACTCATGCGCCGCCCACCATAAATTGATTCAGATGCGAAAGTGTCTCGTGCACTAGGGCGGTGTAGCGACTTGGGATACCGCTTACCGTGATCAAAATACTAAACAGACCCAGTAACATGGTCATAGGAAAACCAAGCGCATAAACATTTAAACTTGGCGCCGCGCGGTTCATCACACCAAAACTGATGTTGGCAAGCAGCATAGAGACAATCGCGGGTAGCGCCAGTGCCAGTGCTGAGGCAAACATCCAACCAAACAGGGACACCAGATTATCGAGTGATAATATCGATAGCCCAGAGCCCACTGGCCATACGATAAAACTTTGCACCAGAATATCGATCACCAAAAGATGGCCTTCGAGCGCCAGAAACAGCAAGGTACATAACAGCAGAAAGATGCGACCGAGGATCGCCACCGACAAGCCATTGACCGGATCGTTCATGATGGCCATGCCCAGACCCATTTGCAGTGACACAATCTGGCCTAGCATAGTGAAGATATTGAAAAAAAGGTGCAGGATAAGGCCAAAGAACACGCCCCACATGGCTTGCTCAAAGGCGAGAAACAGCGACGTCATCGAGAATAAGTCTACAGCGGGCATCGCTGGCATCAGTGGCGCAGTGATCACCACAATGGATAGGGCGAGCAGCGCTCGCACCCATACCGGAATTAACGCATCGCCGAAAAATGGCATGGCCAAAAAAGCAGCCCCAATCCTGAAAAAGGGCCACCATAATTGGCCGAGCCATTGTGAAATTTCGGCGAACGTAATCTGCATCAACCAATCATCCCAGGAATGTTGTGGAACAAGTAGTCGAATAATTCCATCAGTTTTCTTAGCATCCAGTGACCTGCGAAGATCACCATTAGCAAGGTAGCCAGTAGTTTAGGCAAGAAGCTTAGCGTCTGCTCTTGGATTTGTGTCGCGGCCTGAAATACCGCAATCACTAAACCAACCAAAAGACCTGGTACCACGAGCACCATCACCATAGTGATGATGAGCCAAACAGCATTGGAGAACAGCGCGACGGTCATTTCAGGAGTCATAGCGTGTCCTTAACCAGTGCTGAAGCTGGCAGAAAGTGTGCCTACCGTCATCGCCCAGCCGTCTACCAATACGAACACCACCAGTTTAAACGGCAGTGACACAATCAGCGGTGATAGCATCATCATACCCATAGCCATCAAGACACTGGCGACCACTAAGTCGATGATCAAAAACGGAATAAACAGCATAAAACCAATCTGAAATGCGGTTTTTAGCTCACTGATGACAAATGCTGGAAGTACAATTGCAAACGAGATGTCGTCGACATTGGAGTCAACAGGCTCATTGGCAATACGCAGCATTTGTTCCAGAGAATTGCGCTGAGTCTGTGCCAGCATAAAGTGACGAACCGGCTTCTCGGCGGTTGAGAACGCTTGCATCAAGGTGATTTCACCTTGGTCGTACGGCAAAAAGGCGTTCTCATAAATATCACTCCACACTGGGCGCATGATGAGAATGCTTAAACACAAAGCAATACCAATCAACACTCGATTCGGCGGACTTTGCTGCAAGCCGAGGGCTTGACGCAAAATGGCCAATACCACAATGATGCGCGTGAAGCTGGTGGCCATGAGTATGAATGCAGGCAAAAAGCTCAGCGCCGTCATCAGCAGCAAGATTTGCAGCTTAACGCTGTACTCTTGCTCAGACTGACCATCGTTGACAGTCAAAAAAGTCAGTCCATTCTCAGCCCAAGCAGGCTGGCTACTGAGTAACAGTAGTACGCCAACCACAAGGAACGAGGTGAGTGTGCGCCATCTCGATGTAGGAATTGTCTGAGCGCTTAAACTCAACATGCGCGGCTACTTACCCATAGAGGTGAGAGCGGATTCCACCACGTCGATAAGGCGTAGGCCATATTTATCATTGACGACCACGACTTCAGCGTGTCCCATCAGGGAGCCATTCACTTTCACGTCCAGTGGTTCACCGTTGAGCTTATCCAACTCAATAATGCTGCCTTCTCCCGCAGTCATCAGATCGCCAAGGGCAATCTCTTTACTGGCGACTTCCAGCGTTACGGTAACGGGAATGTTTTTGAAAAAATCCAGATTGCGTGTCGCGGTGTTCGGCGCGGCAGCAACAGGCGTATCGGTATCGAAATCTTCCAGCTCAAAATCATCAAACTGTAAGTCGTTGCTATCGAAAGCCGTCTGATCTAGCGATTCGCTCATCGGTGGGTTTCCTTATCTTCGTTTAAAATCAGTACCAGTTGGCCGTCTTGTTCGGCGACACGACCCGTAAATAGCGTTTGTTTGCCGATGTTAACCGGGGCGTGGTTGAGTAATTCAATCGGTAGAATGTCATCTGGTTTAAGTTCAAGGACTTGGGTTAGTGGCATGACATTCTTGCTGAGTTGCACATTCAGTTTGACTGGCGTGGTGTGCAGTGCCTGACAAAATTCACTGGCCAGTTCTGGGTTGGCCGTCAGTTCGAGTTCACTGACTAAGGTTTGAATCAAATCGCCATCCAGCACCATAGTGAGTGGCGCCTGCTTGTCCTGCATGTAAATGGTCAAGGTAGCGATGATGCCAATGCCCGCTAAGGCTTCTAACTCTTGTGCTTGCCAAGAGTCGTTGGGTGCAATCCAACTGGCTACATGTTTACTTACACGCTGCAACAGACGAACGTCACTATTGGTGAGCTCGGCTTGGCTGCGCTCTATCCCTGCACCATAAAACTCATCAGAGAGTCGCATTAACATCATTGGCTCAACGGCCACATACAGCGCGCCTTTCTCTGCGTGTTTTTGCGCCGCGCAATTGCGGCTATCAAGTAGATTGGGGCCCAGCGTGCTCAGTTGAATGTCCGTCAACTCGACATGAACCGTTGGTATTTTTAACCAAGCTTGAAGCTCATTAGTTAAATATTGCTGTGAACTATTAATAATCGATTCAAGCTTATTTTTGACGATATGAATAGGCTTGCCTAATAATTCAACATTTAGTGCTTGAACAGAATCCGGTGTGGTTACAATTTGTTCATCCATATTCATCTTAAATCTCTTGACTGATTTACCTGTTGTAAATGACTCGCTAATTGGTGTTTACAATGTCATTTTTCGTCAGTCTACTCTGGTTTTTTTAGTTGTTTTTAGCCCTCGAATGTAAATCTGTGAACTTGGTTCATATGTTTGTTATCACTTAATAAACCATCTTTAAATATAAAATAAATGCAGGTAGCTTACTTCAATAATAATTATATCTAGGCGTTTAATTCGCCAGCTAAATAGCCTGCATACCGCAGTGGCTATCAGTGTCAGAATGAGTAATTTACCTAAATTTATGTTTTATAAGCATTTGATAACCTGTTTTTGATTGGCTTTGCTTATATGATACTAGGTTTGTATATGTCAGTAACATAATCGTTAAGTGGATGGCAATATGAATTCTCCGGCAGGAAAAAATACAATCTCCTTATTATTGACAAAGTTGACTAAGTCAAAGGCTTGTAAAATACATTCCCATGGCAAGCTTGTTAATAAATTGTTCTCGTTATTGGTTATTAATGGCTTTATTTTTGGGACTAACCTCTCATTTAGCGCTGAAGTCAATATACCTATGGATTTGGTTAATTGGCAGGCCAAAGATGGTGAATTTGAGTGTCGGCTTGAACACCAGTTGCCAAATAATATGGGGAAGTTTTACTTCCACGCGGAACCTAATAGTCCGCTTGCGGCAGTACTTAATTTACCCAATAAACCGATTCAACAAGCTGAGCTGTTTCAATTAACGGCTCCTTGGCATTCTCCAGCCCAGCACAGCATGGTCGACAGAGCGGC harbors:
- a CDS encoding LafD — its product is MVNTHKVSPERFRHLSQCMTVAAKTEDWQSLKRYDGQLRELLDTHRPFLKDPRLAPEIERARQAHLSAYEALSVATSKLKRKLDSCEAEKERALAYQLAMSLE
- the fliS gene encoding flagellar export chaperone FliS yields the protein MLMDSGYDSYQQVDLDAQAAAANPHQLVVMLIDGLLNEIERVRGHITAGRLEQKGQGITKCMNILVGLDSALDDENGGEIAANLHQLYDFCQAELYQASINNDVDKLENVETVMTNIKEGWENFGKHA
- the fliD gene encoding flagellar filament capping protein FliD, whose translation is MSSFDPISMATNLATFDVQPFQTRYQMQSDNYQNKINAFGKIESALREFRTAITEMNSSTSSIVKNSASLSQEGFMSASANANALAGSYQIFVEQLATSHQINTGMQANLDSTTEIPTTGTLDLTIDGNTLSLDLSTVDTDGDGVATMADLTKAINNHADNPGVNATLVRSGGQTHFMLSSNETGAANAISVSASGTGQAWFEDAFSNVTEISAAKDATIWLGAEGSGLQLTNSSNTFSNVIEGVDLTVSKAQTSGDAPITLTVGNDEEASKEQMNKLVDAYNSLLSTIDEYTKPGGEDSSRGILAGDPTIRSLESQINNIMRGEHNGMRLSQVGLSFNTSGELELDSEKFAEAQRNNSAALEEMFNGTDMLLDSLDAVAEPFLKSTTGLFKTRKDSLEKNIDRIDDKLAGLDRKYDMAYNRYLAQFTQMNTIMTQMNQTMSMFG
- the lafA gene encoding lateral flagellin LafA, which produces MALSMHTNYASLVTQNNLNSTNNLLNTAMERLSTGLRINSAADDAAGLQISSRLEAQTRGMSVAMRNAQDGISMLQTAEGALDEATNIMYRMNDLALQASNGTNTQEDRDALNAEYGQLNDQLAEIMTDSNFGGQKLLDPAQDGSLGKAAVTLQVGEGSTDTLAIDVTTELGDLNTAIGAVGDNKLGDISSAAGATAAITALSEADGTLELIGTARSSMGASINRLEHTITNLSNMVENTTASKGRITDADFAVESANMTKNQMLMQAGTTILSQTNQLPGMAMSLLR
- a CDS encoding diguanylate phosphodiesterase → MIEDNAVTDDDHKLAELMAADEVCHACQPIRHCSSDEIEYQYITLRYGDKKDLSVFALDMSDTVRAALDLFALYLAVRQTQFELETFHPDLLNNLVFSMNACTMLRPEGKHFIDQLGQHFKQPMSMLIPSLYLTPCEASNPATKAMLERLEDRFHKVCFDVHLPINDLEYLTPFDPQTIKISNSLDNQDEKRALLPVIRYIKRRKATLVAGRVTSQNTLSQYKMLGAKYYFGYVSDVPIPVHFKGFEDPKAEIRKKQRERAKAEQLADQQIEAQSQLEQEQAERDKQQALLDASIDNMYQSAKTEFVDEEIEAIVRQVEE
- the flhA gene encoding flagellar biosynthesis protein FlhA; the protein is MLNRLHQLRRSGKGYIGIPIVLLMILAMVILPLPPLLLDALFTFNIVLAILVLLVSTTAKRPLDFSIFPTILLIATLMRLTLNVASTRIVLLEGHNGGDAAGKVIQAFGEVVIGGNYVVGMVIFVILMIINFVVITKGGERISEVSARFTLDALPGKQMAIDADLNAGLIDQEAARTRRKEVANEADFHGSMDGASKFVRGDAVAGLMILFINIIGGISIGVFEHGLPASEAFKTYALLTIGDGLVAQIPSLLLATAAAIIVTRINDSDSDMADTMQKQLLATPATLYTVSAIMLIIGLVPGMPHLAFFTFAAVLAFAGWKQSKAPSDDPQLDEVEAISHAMQNDNELPLSWDDIPHVQSLSLALGYRLVHLVNKEQGAPVLQRIRGVRKNLSEQVGFLLPEVRIRDNLSLKPNQYTVALNGEIIEEGFIEPDRLMAIAVGETYGEVDGILGSDPAYHLPAVWIEHNDKAKALNMGYQVVDDATVIATHISKVMKSHLAELFTHDDVDAMNLRLTQQAPKLAEALGAALNPAQQLKVYRQLLLDQVPLKDIRTIANTMLESAENTKEPILLASDVRCALRRTLVNLVAGQRKELNVYALSDELEQMLMQSLHQAQANGNVILDSFPIEPNILSQFQQNLPLIQQQLKQQGLAPILLVMPQLRPLIARYARTFSQGLAVLSYNEIPESKQINVVGNLG
- the flhB gene encoding flagellar biosynthesis protein FlhB is translated as MSEQSSQDKTEKASPQKVKKARQEGQIPRAKEFTTAVLFLIVAMFFYSQLPWIWEHISGVFHFNMSLTRHDLENPQQMLEQLGQSLAIIIELLLPLFLVIIIASIGSSLILGGWMFRPANIQPKLSKLNPLSGIKRMFSTRSVVELVKSSLKVAVIFALLYTYLDGNFSQLLGMQQLTLNQGITMVMTILFEGLLLMGFALLIFGVIDIPYQRYEHLKQLKMTKQELKEEYKNNEGRPEVKQRIRQIQQQFARRKIDQAVPKADVVITNPTHYAVALKYDTDLSEAPFVVAKGIDETAMHIQRIARENNVEVLNSPPLTRAIYHTTALEQAIPSQLYIAVAHILTYVMQLKAFRRGSGKKPMPLPSFTIPKHLQH
- the fliR gene encoding flagellar biosynthetic protein FliR, whose product is MQITFAEISQWLGQLWWPFFRIGAAFLAMPFFGDALIPVWVRALLALSIVVITAPLMPAMPAVDLFSMTSLFLAFEQAMWGVFFGLILHLFFNIFTMLGQIVSLQMGLGMAIMNDPVNGLSVAILGRIFLLLCTLLFLALEGHLLVIDILVQSFIVWPVGSGLSILSLDNLVSLFGWMFASALALALPAIVSMLLANISFGVMNRAAPSLNVYALGFPMTMLLGLFSILITVSGIPSRYTALVHETLSHLNQFMVGGA
- the fliQ gene encoding flagellar biosynthesis protein FliQ, with translation MTPEMTVALFSNAVWLIITMVMVLVVPGLLVGLVIAVFQAATQIQEQTLSFLPKLLATLLMVIFAGHWMLRKLMELFDYLFHNIPGMIG
- the fliP gene encoding flagellar type III secretion system pore protein FliP (The bacterial flagellar biogenesis protein FliP forms a type III secretion system (T3SS)-type pore required for flagellar assembly.): MLSLSAQTIPTSRWRTLTSFLVVGVLLLLSSQPAWAENGLTFLTVNDGQSEQEYSVKLQILLLMTALSFLPAFILMATSFTRIIVVLAILRQALGLQQSPPNRVLIGIALCLSILIMRPVWSDIYENAFLPYDQGEITLMQAFSTAEKPVRHFMLAQTQRNSLEQMLRIANEPVDSNVDDISFAIVLPAFVISELKTAFQIGFMLFIPFLIIDLVVASVLMAMGMMMLSPLIVSLPFKLVVFVLVDGWAMTVGTLSASFSTG
- the fliN gene encoding flagellar motor switch protein FliN, with translation MSESLDQTAFDSNDLQFDDFELEDFDTDTPVAAAPNTATRNLDFFKNIPVTVTLEVASKEIALGDLMTAGEGSIIELDKLNGEPLDVKVNGSLMGHAEVVVVNDKYGLRLIDVVESALTSMGK
- a CDS encoding FliM/FliN family flagellar motor switch protein gives rise to the protein MDEQIVTTPDSVQALNVELLGKPIHIVKNKLESIINSSQQYLTNELQAWLKIPTVHVELTDIQLSTLGPNLLDSRNCAAQKHAEKGALYVAVEPMMLMRLSDEFYGAGIERSQAELTNSDVRLLQRVSKHVASWIAPNDSWQAQELEALAGIGIIATLTIYMQDKQAPLTMVLDGDLIQTLVSELELTANPELASEFCQALHTTPVKLNVQLSKNVMPLTQVLELKPDDILPIELLNHAPVNIGKQTLFTGRVAEQDGQLVLILNEDKETHR